TTAAAACGACCATCTTCGCTTTGTTCCAGTACCCGACAAGCAACTTTGTAATTAAACCAATCCCAGCCATGCATGAGAATCAGTTCTCTTTCCAGAACTTGTGCTGGGTGTGGTAAAGTTCCCCAACCGCGATAGATATTATTGAAACATTGAACATCACCTGTTCGCGTCAAAATAGAGGTAAGTGACACCTGGTCAAGTCTAGCGTAGTATCTGCCTTCAGGAAAGTCGATCACAGTTGGTGCAAAGCGATGACCACCAAAGTGGCTAACTTGCCAAATACGAACATGATTGAGGGATAATTTAGCAACGGTGCTTAAAGCGTGTTTATAAAAGGGAATACCGTACTTAGCACAGCATTTATCGTTACTGCCATGAGTGCAGATAAGAATATCTCTGGTTTGAGTTTCTGTGCTTTCATGAAGAATTTCATTCAATAAACACTCTTTTAAAATAGGAGTGACATTGCTGATATTGGGAACTTGAAATTCTTGTTTGTTATAACCTTTTGAGAAAGCTTCTTGTTGGCGAAAAATGATGCATCTGGTGGAATTTGTCTGCTTGAGATGTTCATTGTAAATTAACAACAACCTGACAGAAAGTCCTGTTTGAGAAACTTCTTCCCGTAAAGCTCTTAAATTTTGGGGAATCGGTTTGGAATCAAATGCGTTTCGAGTCCAAGGAGTTGGACATTCCACCAACACGTAGACTTGGTAATTTTCTCCAGTTCCAATGGGGTCTTCTCCCGCTTGACGTGACTCTTCAGCACAAAAGAAAGTATCCATACTGGTTTTGTAACGGTTTAAAAATATCTCAAGTGGGCGTTGCCAATCATTCCTTCTAGGATACGTTTTTGTTGACATATATTGCCCACCCTATCAATCTCAAAATTCTATTGAAACAGTACCCAGCACAGTCAAAGGTGCCCCAGGATATACCCTTTCTCTGCTCAAAGCTGCAGATTCAAAATACCTGATATCGAAAAGGTTTTTGACATTAAGCGCAACCCTCCAATTGTTTCTTCGGTAATAAACTGCCGCATCGGTTCGGATATAATTTGGCAGGACAAAAGTATTTTCATTATCACCTGGTCGTTCTCCCACAAAAAACACGCCCGCTCCAAAGCCTAACCCTTGCAAAGCTCCTTGTTGAATTTCATAGGTTGTCCACAAACTTGCACTATGCTCAGGAACATTGGTTAGGCTGTTTCCCTCTAGGCTGATTCCCTCTAGATCGGGATTGTCCTCTGTTATTTTGGCATCGGTGTAAGCGTAGGTAGCAATAATCCTCCAGCCGGGTGTAATTTGACCAACAATATCTAACTCAACGCCTCGGCTTCTTTGCTTACCAACTGCAATCTGAGAATCAGGATCGTTCGGGTCGAGCGTAGCGACATTTTTCTTGATAATTTCAAAAGCTGCTAAGGTTGCAGACAATCTGCCATCAAGGAAATCGGCTTTAGCACCGACTTCATACTGGGTACTGCGTTCCGGTTTAAGGATGGACAAGTCAGTAGTGAATCCAGAATTTGGTTGAAAAGATTGGCTATAACTGGCGTAGAGAGAAACTGGCTCAATAGGTTTGTAAACTATACCGATGTTTGGACTAAAACCAGTATCAGACCGCGTAGGATTTGCGTCTTCTATGTTATATGTATTTTCTTGGTCAAAAACATCAAACCGTCCACCTAGTTGCAAAATGAAATTTTTAGCAAAAGTGATCTGATCTTGCAGATAAATGCCGAGTGCATCTGTCTTAGACTCATCGTCATTAGACAATGGTGCATTTGGAATCGCTGCACCATAAACAGGATTGAAGATATTAATCGATGCAACATTTCTCCTTTGGCGGAAGACCACTTGGTCAGTAGTTACTCGAGATAAGTCTATCCCAAACAAAGTTTGATGCTGAATCGAGCCTGTCTTAAATTTGCCAATCAGATCCGTTTGTAGAGCGTAGCTTTCTCTATCCGCTTCAACAATTCTGAACTCTCGCGATAACTCACCAGTCTCTTCATCAAGGGAACGAGGCTCAAATCGTCTAGTATATTCATCAGTTGAAAGCACTCGGAAAGCATTACGTAACGTCCAGTTGTCGCTGAATCGATGCTCCAGATTGTAGCCAATACTCGTATTTTCAGTCCGTCTCACGTCACCTGGTTCACCGAGCCTTCGACTGATGGGAATATCGGCTATCCCGTTACCAAAAGCTACCAAACCGCGATCAAAAGGACGTTCATCGTTGAGATAGTTGAATTCAAAGGTCAAATCGGTTTGCTGACCAATTTTCCAAGTGAATGCTGGAGCAATGGAATAACGTTCGATATCCGTAAAATCACGAAAACTAGATGAGTTTTCATAGACCGCATTAAGTCGGTAGAGAAAGGACTTATCTGTGGTCAGTGGACCAGACAAATCAATACTAGGTCGGTAAAAACTGTAGCTCCCAACAGTAAACTCACCAGAGTACAAAGGAACTTCGAGGGGTTTCTTGGTGACTAGGTTAATGATTCCCCCTGGTTCAACATTGCCATATAGCACTGAAGCTGGACCTTTGAGCACTTCAACACGTTCAATGTTGGCAGGTTCTCTAAAAGTACCAAAGGTAGATGTTCCAGGAACATCAGAGAAACCGTTTTGGAAAAAACGCGAGCTAAAACCGCGAATCGTGACTGCATCGACAGTACCACCAAAGGTATTATCTCTGGCAACACCACTGACATTGCGGAGAGCGTCATCCAGCCGGATGACTTTTTGATCCTCAATCACTGCTCTAGGAATGACTCGAATTGAGCGCGGAGTGTCGCGTATGGGAGTATCAAATCTGGTGACAGCGCTGGCTTCGGGCACGTTATAATCGTCTGCTGAACCTGTGACTACCACTTCAATTGGCTCATCCTGTCCAGCGGATGGTGTGCTTGGGTTGGTTTCGCTTTCAGGCTCACCTGTAGAAGGTGTTGGCTGCTGTTGGGGTTGTGTTTGCGGTTGTTGCGCGGTAGATGCGACTGGTGTAAAGCCGAAAATCAGACCTTGGTCGCTGTCAAACAATTCTATGGTTGGAACACCAGCCGTACCCGTCACACTGACCCGGATACTGTTGGTATCCAAGTTAGTTACTGTAACTTCAGTGATTCCCTCAACAGGTTTTTCTTGGCGGAATGTATTACCACTAGGTAAACGCAGTTGCGCTGACGGAATATCAACAATGTATGTGTTACCGTCACTCTTCGGCAACACTTGCAATTGTTCCCCTTTGGGAGTTTCTAAGATGATCTCAAAACCTTTTGTGGTTGAATTTACCTTGACTCCGGTCACTTCCACAACTTCTTGGGAAACCGTTGGCTGGGTTGTTGGCGCTTGTACGAGCATTTGTGCATTCTTAAACGGATGCTTGATTTGACTCAGTTGCAGAATCTCTCTGGTTGGTTTAAGTGGTTGTGTGGAACTAGCTCTTGTGCCAGTTGGTGTGCCAGAACGCTCCACATTCAAAACTCGTACATCCTCGCTTTTTGCAGGAGTTGTTACCACGATTACAAAAAAGCCTGCAAGCAACAGGCTTTGAACTAATTGCTCTAGTTTCATTCTTTTCCTCACACCCAATAGCCACCTTAGCGTCCTGATTGATGACGCAATATTTTATTGAAATTACTAAGCATTATTTTTATAAAGTTCTAGCGTCTTACTGCAAAACTCTTTTACCTCTAAAAGTTTTACTATTGAAACTCTTTATCATATATGTCAAAGCTTAGGCAAGTACTTGCCAGAATTCTTTCACGTAATCAGACATTTCCCTAAAACCAAACTCAGGGCACTTTTTTGTTGAAAACTCGCTGACAGCAACAATTTTGTATTGTTTGGCAGTATTTTGTACAACGCAAGCAGTTGCGATGTTTAAGTCATGAATTCTGGGCATAAATTTTTAACATCTATCTCAAGTCTTAAAAATCTTGTGATAAGAAAAATATGGCTTTAGTTTTAAGTACATAGCTTAAATTTATATAATGGGCGGTTGCAAACTCCAAAGAATTGCATTAGAGTTGAGGACATTAGTTGAAAATTACTATCAATAGGTTTAACGGATTTGTAGGAAAATTTTAACAATTCATCGAATAAAGACTTCGAGCGGATAGGACGGAATTGCGCTTCACATGCGCGAAGCGCGATGGCACGAAGTGCCCGCCTGCGGCGATGCTCCCAAAGGGAGCCGCCCTCTGGGCGATCGCTCAATGCAGATTATTGTTCTGTACCTAAGTTTGGTAGAAACGTTTACTAGCCGCATTCAACAATTTTTGGCGTGCATCAGAGTTTTGAAAGTAAAATGGCGCAACCTGTCAATGACTTACAAGAAATTTCCCATAACTGTTCTACGTTTGTTGAACTACTGCGTTACCGATCTCTACACCAACCGGACATAAAGGCTTTTACCTTCCTGCAAGATGGAGAAACACAACAGACAACGCTGACTTATCAGGAATTGGATCGGCTTGCGAGTGCGATCGCGCAAGCGCTGACTTGTCAGTTCGCTTCTCAACTCCAAGCTTTAGGTTTAAGCGGAGAATGTGCCTTACTGCTTTATCCACCTGGGCTGGATTATTTAACAGCATTTTTTGGTTGCTTGTATGCAGGAGTCATCGCGGTTCCAGCTTACCCGCCGCACAATCAGCGCAATACCCCTAGAGTGCAGGCGATTATCAAAGATGCACAAACTCGCGTTGCGTTAACCACAACCACTTTGTTACCCAAATTGCAATCCTTACTTGCCAACACAAATCAGGGGGATTTGCAGTGGTTAGCTACTGACAACTTAGTTGAGGGAATAGAAAATTCTTGGCAACAACCAGCTATTGATCAAGATTCTCTCGCCTTTTTGCAATACACTTCCGGTTCTACAGGAACGCCAAAAGGTGTGATGGTGAGTCATGGCAATTTGCTACACAATTCCGAGTACATAAAACAAGCTTTTGAACTCACATCGGAAAGTGTGTCTGTAACATGGTTACCTAGTTTCCATGATATGGGACTCATCGACGGCATCCTCCAACCCTTGTATACAGGATTTCTAGGTGTCTTGATGCCGCCAGCAGCCTTTATTGGGCGACCCCTTCGATGGCTTCAGGCAATATCGCGTTACAAGGCAACTCATTGCGGTGGTCCTAACTTTGCCTACGAGCTTTGCGTGAACAAGATTACTCCGGAACAACGGGAAACCCTCGACTTAAGCAGCTGGTGTAGCGCTTACAGTGGGGCAGAGCCGATTCGCCGAGAAACTTTGGAGCAGTTTGCAGCATTCTTCAAACCTTGTGGTTTTCAGTCCCGCTTTTTCTATCCCTGTTATGGTATGGCTGAAGCGACCCTGATGATTTCGGGCGGTCGTGTGAAAGATGAGCCGATTTACTGTACAGTTCAAGCAGATGCCTTAGAACAGAACCGGGTTGTAGAGGCATCTGAAAATACCAAGAATGTTAGACATCTAGTAGGGTGTGGACGTTCATGGCTTGATACAAAAATTGTGATTGCTGACCCAGAATCGCTGACTTTATGTCCTTCTAACCGAGTGGGGGAGATTTGGGTATCAGGACAAAGTGTTGCTCAGGGTTATTGGAATCGCAAAGAAGAAACAGAACAAACCTTTCAAGGCTACTTAAGAGATGGAAGCGATGGCGAAGTAGTTCCGATGACGGGACGAAGTTCTGGTCCTTTTTTACGGACTGGGGATTTAGGCTTTTTGTATAATGGCGAACTCTTCATTACAGGGAGAGTCAAAGATTTAATCATCATCAGGGGACGCAATCTCTACCCGCAAGATATAGAACTGACCGCAGAACGCAGTCATCCTTCGTTGCGTTCAAGTAGTAATGCCGCCTTTTCCGTAGAAATTGAAAATCAAGAACGGCTGGTTGTGGTGCAAGAGTTGGAATTTCGTGCCAAACCGAATTTGGAGGAAGTCACCGCCGCCATCCGTAAAGCAGTTTCTCAAGAATATGAAGTGCAAGTCTATGCAGTGGTTTTAATTAAACCGGGTAGCATTCCCAAGACTTCTAGTGGTAAAATTCAACGTCGTGCTACCAAAGCAGAGTTTTTAGCAGGCAGCTTGGATGTACTTACTAGCAGTATTTTAGATTTAGATTTTGAAGACACACAAACAAGGTTGAGCCGAGAAGCACTGCTAGCAATTTCTCCAGAACAACGTCACTCAAGGCTGATATCTTACCTGCAACAACAGGTTGCTCAGGTACTAAAATTAGGAAACGTGTCCATCAATCCCCAACAACCTATTAGCACCTTGGGCATTGATTCCTTAACAACTTTCGACATTAAAAATCGGATTCAACAAGACCTTGAAGTCTCTATCTCTGCTGTGGACTTGTTTGAAGCAAGTATTGAAAAGTTAGCACAACAAGTTCTGGTGCAACTCAAAGAGGCTGGACCAATGCAAAAACTACAGCCTGTTGAACGAAATGGTAAATTGCCCTTGTGTCTGGCGCAAGAGCGTTTGTGGTTCCTTGACCAATTAGAGCCGGGAAATCCTTTTTATAATGTTGCGATCGCCATTCAATTAACTGGTACACTCAACGTAGAAACACTACAGCAAAGTCTCAACGAAATCGTTAAGCGTCACGAAAGCTTGCGGACAAGCTTTGCAGTTGTGGATGGGCAACCCGTTCAAGTTATTCATCCAAGGGTGGATATTAGCTTACCAATTGTAGATTGCACCGGCCAAGATTTTATCCTTAAAGAAACCCAACAACCTTTCGACTTATCCCAACCACCACTGCTACGGGTAAAACTGCTGCGCGTGCAAACCCAAGAGCATCTGCTGCTACTCACCATGCACCACATCATCTCAGATGGTTGGTCAATTGGCGTTTTCCTGAGGGAAATAGCAACACTGTACGAGGCTTTCTCTACCAACAAACCCTCACCCTTACCCCACCTTACCATCCAGTACGCAGACTTTGCCTATTGGCAGCGACAATGGCTGCAAGGAGAGATTTTACAAACCCAGATCAATTACTGGAAGCAGCAACTCAGCGGTAAGCTACCCGTGCTGCAACTCCCACAACAGCGACCACCGATCCAAACTTTCACAGGCAAAAAGCACCCTCTTACTTTACCTAAGGATCTAGCCGCAGCCGTCAAAAACTTGAACCAAAAAGAGGGTGTCACCCTGTTTATGACACTCCTAGCAGTCTTCAAAACATTGCTGTACTGTTACACAAATCAGGAAGACATTTTAGTCGGTTCACCTGTTGTTGGTCGCAACTGGTCTGAAACTGAAAACTTGATCGGCTTTTTTATCAACACTCTGGTATTCCGCACAAACTTGTCTGGGAACCTCAGTTTTCGGGAGTTGCTTCAACGAGTACGCCAAGTCTGTTTAGGCGCTTACGCTCATCAAGACTTGCCTTTTGAAAAGCTGGTGGAGGAGTTACAGCCAGAACGCAACTTAAGCTATAACCCATTGTTCCAGGTTATGTTTATCCTCCAAAATGCACCTATACCATCAGTTGAGCTTTCAGGCTTGACTTGGGAACCCCAAGAGGTAGACAGCGGCACATCAAAATTTGATTTGAAACTCAGTTTATGGGAAAGTGTTCAAGGTTTCAATGGCTCTTTGGAGTACAAAACAGATTTATTTGATGCAATGACTATCGCCCGGATGGCAAGCGATTTAGAAATATTGTTGCGCCATGTTGTACAACAGCCGGATATTAAGCTTAAAGAGTTAGCCGCTATTGTTGCTGAAGCGGAGAAAGAGCAACAGCTTATGCAAGCGAAGGAATTGGAAAATATTAGTCTGCAAAAGTTAAAGCTGACGAAACGGAGTGCTGTTCGTGGAGGATAGGAAAATTCTAAAACGAACCGCGTTCGCGCAGCGTGTCCTCTGGACATAGGCGCTAAGAACACTAAGGTATGAAAGAAGAAGAGAAGGATAGCTATATGACAATTCCCAATTCTGCAAAGGCTAGCTTTAAAACCTTGGGAAAGGTCAAACGTCAAGCTGTTAGTGAAGTGATCCAAAAAGCTCTACTGATTTCTGACAGTTCTTTGCCACTGCTGATAAAACCTACTGTTGGAGGAGTTAATCTAGTTGCTTGGGCGGGGAACAATATTGAGTTGATAACTAAGTTGTTATTGCAACATGGTGGCATTCTGTTTCGTAACTTCCAAGTTGTGGATGTCGCTGAATTTGAGCAGTTTATCCAAACTGTTGCTGGAGACTTATTGGAATATCGCGATCGCTCTTCACCCCGTAGTTCCATCCAAGGCAAAATTTATACTTCCACTGACCATCCAGCCGATCAAAGTATTTTTCTCCATAGCGAGAATTCTTATGCAGCGACTTGGCCCTTAAAAATCTTCTTTTACTGCGTCACCCCAGCACAACAGGGTGGAGAAACACCCATTGCTGACACTCGTAAACTTTACCAACGAATCGATCCAAAAATTCGCGATCGCTTCGCCCAAAAACAAGTCATGTACGTTCGCAACTTTGGCGATGGCTTTGGCTTACCTTGGCAAACAGTCTTTCAAACCACCAACCCAAAAGACGTAGAAGCTTTTTGCCGAAACAATGGCATTGACTTTGAATGGAAACCAGGAAATAAATTGAGAACTCGCCAAATTCGCCCAGCCATTCTACCTCACCCTCATACCAACGAAATGGTTTGGTTCAATCACGCTGTATTTTTTCATGTATCCACATTAGAACCAACAATCCGTCAAGCATTATTAGCAGAATTTTCAGAAGAAGAACTTCCTCACAACACTTATTACGGTGACGGTTCACCAATTGAACCAGAAGTATTAGAAGAACTTCGCACCGTTTACCAACAAGAAACAGTCCTTTTTCCCTGGCAAGCTGGAGACATTTTAATGCTCGACAATATGCTCACAGCACACGGAAGAAAACCATTCTCAGGCACTCGAAAAGTCATTGTAGGCATGACACAACCCAACACTTGCCAAAACCTGAAAACCACAAAATTATTTCATTGAAATTCTTGCTATTTTTTCTTCCTTTTTCTCTTTTCTTTGCGTTCTTAGCGTCTTCGTGGTTCATTAACTCTTATTATCGAACTCACCTCATCAACAACCTTTAAATCCTTCATGGAGATAAAAAATGCTCATGGGAATCGAGGGATATCAACTCTCACCTCAGCAACAACATCTGTGGCAATTACAACAAACCGATAACCCCTCTTATCGCGCTCAATGTGCTGTTGCAATTAACGGCAATCTTAACACCAACACATTAAAAGCCGCCTTAACACAAATTGTCCAGCAGCACGAAATTCTTCGTACCACTTATAGATACTTGCCTGGGATGACCATCCCATTACAAGTCATTGTAGATAATAGCTTTGACTGGCAACATCACGACTTAAGCAATCACCACCCCCAAGAACAGCAAGCAAAACTAGAAGTATTATTTCATCAGTTTAGTCAACACCCTTTTAACTTAACCCAAGGACCAGTTTTAAAATTATCTCTGGTCACTTTATCAAGCTCCCAACATATTTTATTTATCGCCTTACCAGCACTTTGTGCCGATACAGCAACCCTGGAAAACTTAGTACAAGAAATTAGCAAGTATTACACTGCTAGCATTGAGCATGAGGAATTATCCGATGAACCGTTGCAGTATGCAGATTTAGCAGCATGGCAGAATGAATTGCTGCAAGCCGGGAATACAGAAGGAGGAAGAGACTATTGGCGCAAGCTAGATTTTTCTGCCTTAACAGCGTTGCAACTGATATTTGAAAAACAGTTTACTGAACAATTAGAATTTTCTCCTCAAACTTACACTTTCAAAATAGACCCTGCTCTGGCTGCAAAAATTGACAATTTAACTCACCAGTCAAATGCTTCACTCTCTGATTTTTTTCTGGCTTGCTGGAATGTATTACTGTGGCGTATAACAGGACAACAAAACCTAATTATTGGTGTGGCTTCAGATGGTCGAAAATATCAAGAATTAAAAGCAGCTTTAGGTTTATTATCTAAATATTTACCAATTTATACTGAATTAAAAGAAGAATTTACGTTTAATGATATTTTGCAGAAAGTTCAGGAAACACTGACAACTGCTTATAATTATGAAGATTATTTTCATTTAGAAATAGCAGATTTACCACAGAACACGCCCCCATTTTTACCGCTTGCTTTTGAATTTGTACAGCCCCAGAAGTATCAAGCAGGCGATGTCTCATTTTCGATTTATGAGCAGTACGCTTGTAGCGATCGCTTCAAAATTAAACTCGCTTGCGTTTGTCAAGAAAATTCTATAAATGTAAACTTTACCTACGATGCCAACTTATTTTTGGTAGAAGATATTAAACGTTTAGCTGGGCAGTTTCAGACATTAGTAGAAAGTGCGATCGGCTTCGCCGCGCCGAAGGCGATCGCTCATCCAGATGAAGCTATCAGTCAGTTACAAATCCTGAGCGAAATTGAACAACAGCAACTGCTCTTTGAATTTAACAATACTAAACTTGACTATTCAATAAATAAGTGCATTCATCAACTCTTTGAAGAACGGGTAGCGAGTACACCAAACAAAGTTGCCATAGTTATTGCACAGGAACAACTTACCTACAAAGAACTAAACAGTCGTGCTAACAAAATAGCTCGCTACTTGCAGCAGTTGGGTGTTGGCGCAGAGGTCTTGGTGGGGTTGTGCGTTGAGCGCACGCCTATGATGATTCTGGGTATTCTCGCCATTCTCAAAGCTGGTGGGGCTTATGTGCCTCTAGATCCAGCTTATCCCAAAGAGCGCTTGGCGTTCATGTTGCAGGACTCCCAACCAAGAGTGTTGTTGACTCAATCTTTATTAGCAGAACTACCCGAACATACAGCGCAAGTTGTTTGCCTTGATACCAATTGGCATTTCATTGCACAGCAGCCAGAAGACAATTTAGAACAGACGGCAGATCCTGCCAACTTAGCTTATGTGATTTATACCTCTGGCTCAACCGGAACACCCAAAGGTGTTAGAGTTACTCATGCTAATTTGTGTCACTACGTGCAGGCGATGCAAATAGCGCTGGGTATCACAGCAGAAGATATTTATTTGCACACAGCATCTATAGCTTTTTCATCTTCAGTCAGACAGTTTATGGTGCCGTTGACTAAAGGCGCTACAGTTAAAATTGCGACTTCTGAACAGAGAAAAGACCCAAGAGCGCTGTTTGTAGGAATTAAGCAACACAATGTTACAGTCATTGATATCGTCCCCTCTTACTGGCGCAATTGCAATCACACCCTGGCAAGTTTAGAACCAGAGTTGAGAAAAACTCTTTTAGACAATAAACTGCGCTTGATTGTGTCTGCAAGCGAACCACTGCTGTCTGATATTCCCAGCACTTGGAGGTTTGACTTCCAGCACAGCGCACAGTTCATCAATATGTTTGGTCAGACGGAAACCTGTGGGATTGTCGCAACCTATCCGATTCCTGTCCAAGAGGATGAGCCGATGAAAGTCGTACCCCTCGGTCGCCCAATTGCCAACACGCAAATTTATCTGTTGGATCAACATCTGCAACCAGTGCCAATAGGGGTTGCTGGCGAAGTGTACATTGGTGGCTTGGGTTTGGGGCAAGGTTATCTCCATCGTCCAGATTTAACTGCTGAAAAATTCATTCCCAATCCTTACAGTAACCAACCGGGAGCGAGACTCTACAAAACCGGGGACTTAGGGCGTTATCTACCAGATGGCACTATTGAGTTTATCGGTCGCAGCGACTACCAAGTCAAAATTCGCGGCTTTCGCATCGAACTAGCAGAAATTGAAGCGGTACTAGGTCAGCATCCAGATATCAGGGAAGCAGTCGTTTTAGCAAGGGAAGATGCAGGTAACAAGCGTTTAGTGGCTTATGTGGTTCCTAATAATGTAGATTCTCTACAAAATTCAAAATCAAGTGACTTGGCTCGTTTTTTACAAGAAAAGTTACCCGATTATATGCTGCCTTCTAGCTTCGTAATGTTAGAGGCTTTACCACTCACACCTAACGGTAAGGTCAACCGTTCGGCGCTTCCTGCACCTGAGCAAGTACGACTTGAAACAATAGCAACTCCCCGCACACCAGTAGAAGAGGTTCTAGTTGGCATTTGGGTGAAAATACTTAATATTCAACAGGTGGGTATTAACGACAACTTTTTTGAGTTGGGCGGACACTCACTGCTCGCCACTCAAGTGATTTCCCAAGTGCGCGAAGCCTTTCAAGTAGAGTTACCCCTACGGAGTTTGTTTGAGTCACCAACGGTGGCTGGACTAGGCGATCGCATTGAAACAGCACTCAGATCCGGGCAGAAATTGGAAGTTCCCCCCATTGAACGTGTAGCACGAGATGGAGAATTACCACTGTCCTTTGCCCAGCAGCGACTGTGGTTTCTCGACCAATTGCAACCAGGTAGCGCTTCTTATAATCTTTCTCGAGCTGTGCGACTGCAAGGAACGCTCAACGTTGCAGCACTAGAACAGAGTTTCAATGAAATTGTTCGCCGTCATGAAGTTTTGCGAACCACTTTTACTGCTGTGGATGGGCAACCAGTTCAAGTGATTGCTCCCACACTTAGTATAAAAATGCCGGTAGTGGATTTGAGAGAATTACCACAAGACGCACGCGAAGCAGAAACTCAACGACTGGCTAAACTTGAGGCGCAACGCTCTTTTGACTTAACTACAGGACCATTATTAAATGCAACCCTCTTGCAACTTGCAGAGGAAGAGTATGTGCTGTTATTTACAATGCATCATATTGTTGCTGATGGATGGTCAGCAGGCGTGATTGTGCGTGAGGTTGCAGAACTCTACACAGCATACTGTAGAGACGTTGCATCCGAGAGTTCTACACTCCTGCCAGAATTGCCCATACAGTACGCAGACTTTGCCGTTTGGCAACGCCAGTGGTTGCAAAAAGAGGTGTTGGCGTCCCAAATGGAATACTGGAAGCAACAATTGAGTGGTAGTTTGCCAGTGTTGGAACTTCCCACCGATAGACCGCGACCAGCTATCCAAACTTTCGCAGGTAAAAAGCAGTCTTTTCAACTCTCTCCAACTCTAAGCGAAGCACTAAAAACCTTGAGTCAACGGGAAGGAGTTACGCTGTTCATGACCCTACTGGCAGCTTTTAACACATTGCTTTATCGCTACACACAGCAAGAAGATATCCTTGTTGGTTCACCTATTGCCAATCGCAACCGCAGCGAAATAGAAGGGCTAATTGGCTTTTTTGTCAATACCTTGGTGCTGCGTACTAACCTTGAGGGCAATCCCAGTTTTCGAGAGTTGCTAAAACGGGTGCGCGAAGTCACCTTGGGGGCATATGCACACCAAGATTTGCCCTTTGAGCAACTGGTGGAAGAATTGCACCCAGAGCGCAACTTGAGCCACACACCCCTATTTCAGGTGATGTTTGCCTTACAGAATGCTCCATCCGAAGCGCTTAAGCTTCCAGGACTGAGCCTAAATTTTCTAGAAGCAGACAGCGAGACAGCCCGTTTTGATTTGAGTTTGTCTCTCACTGACACAGCACAAGGATTAATTGGGGAATTAGAATACAACACCGACCTGTTTGACTCAGCGCGAGTGACACGGATGCTGGGATATTTCCAAAACTTATTGGAAAGCATTGTTGCTCATCCCGACCAGTCTTTATCAGATCTGACAAATTTAACCCAAGCAGAGCAGCAGCAACTGTTGGTGGAATGGAACAACACACAGGCTGATTACCCCTTTGTCTGCATCCATCAGCTATTTGAAGCGCAGGTAGAACGCACACCAGACGCCGTGGCTGTAGTTTTTGAAGACCTGCAACTTACTTACCAACAGTTAAACGCCCGTGCAAATCAGCTAGCGCATCATTTGCAAAAGCTGGGAGTAAGACCAGAAGTGTTG
The sequence above is a segment of the Mastigocladopsis repens PCC 10914 genome. Coding sequences within it:
- a CDS encoding sucrase ferredoxin; translated protein: MSTKTYPRRNDWQRPLEIFLNRYKTSMDTFFCAEESRQAGEDPIGTGENYQVYVLVECPTPWTRNAFDSKPIPQNLRALREEVSQTGLSVRLLLIYNEHLKQTNSTRCIIFRQQEAFSKGYNKQEFQVPNISNVTPILKECLLNEILHESTETQTRDILICTHGSNDKCCAKYGIPFYKHALSTVAKLSLNHVRIWQVSHFGGHRFAPTVIDFPEGRYYARLDQVSLTSILTRTGDVQCFNNIYRGWGTLPHPAQVLERELILMHGWDWFNYKVACRVLEQSEDGRFNRVELSFKKPDGSLSCTQADVVEDERKNLYLMGECHGMEAEKTPQFFVKNLVNVERVASRI
- a CDS encoding TonB-dependent receptor: MKLEQLVQSLLLAGFFVIVVTTPAKSEDVRVLNVERSGTPTGTRASSTQPLKPTREILQLSQIKHPFKNAQMLVQAPTTQPTVSQEVVEVTGVKVNSTTKGFEIILETPKGEQLQVLPKSDGNTYIVDIPSAQLRLPSGNTFRQEKPVEGITEVTVTNLDTNSIRVSVTGTAGVPTIELFDSDQGLIFGFTPVASTAQQPQTQPQQQPTPSTGEPESETNPSTPSAGQDEPIEVVVTGSADDYNVPEASAVTRFDTPIRDTPRSIRVIPRAVIEDQKVIRLDDALRNVSGVARDNTFGGTVDAVTIRGFSSRFFQNGFSDVPGTSTFGTFREPANIERVEVLKGPASVLYGNVEPGGIINLVTKKPLEVPLYSGEFTVGSYSFYRPSIDLSGPLTTDKSFLYRLNAVYENSSSFRDFTDIERYSIAPAFTWKIGQQTDLTFEFNYLNDERPFDRGLVAFGNGIADIPISRRLGEPGDVRRTENTSIGYNLEHRFSDNWTLRNAFRVLSTDEYTRRFEPRSLDEETGELSREFRIVEADRESYALQTDLIGKFKTGSIQHQTLFGIDLSRVTTDQVVFRQRRNVASINIFNPVYGAAIPNAPLSNDDESKTDALGIYLQDQITFAKNFILQLGGRFDVFDQENTYNIEDANPTRSDTGFSPNIGIVYKPIEPVSLYASYSQSFQPNSGFTTDLSILKPERSTQYEVGAKADFLDGRLSATLAAFEIIKKNVATLDPNDPDSQIAVGKQRSRGVELDIVGQITPGWRIIATYAYTDAKITEDNPDLEGISLEGNSLTNVPEHSASLWTTYEIQQGALQGLGFGAGVFFVGERPGDNENTFVLPNYIRTDAAVYYRRNNWRVALNVKNLFDIRYFESAALSRERVYPGAPLTVLGTVSIEF